The DNA sequence TATTAcaagacaatattttgtttgttcGATTAGTTAATGTGAAAACTCATAGCATTTCCCTACATAATTTTTCCTTAATTGATAAATCATTTGATTATGAATTTGTGACATTTGTAGATACTTGGAGCTTTTTGGTATTTCTTTTCTATTCAGCGAGAGACATCATGTTGGCATAGTGCATGTGCAAGACATAGTCCAGATCGTATTGGATGTATGAATACTTTCTCCTGTCAGCGTCGAACTACTACTTCGAGAAATAAAACATTTCTAGAAGAGCATTGCTCGATAAATGCTACAGATGAAGGTCCCTATGATTTTGGAATATTTCGTGATGCTCTTAAGAATCATAACTTAGAGCATATCAAGTTTGGAAAGAAGTTCCTTTACTCTTTCTGGTGGGGCTTGCGAAATATAAGGTTTGCACATATGCACTGACGACCAATGATTTttcaaattaatgaataaaaacTTATCTAGATCAGGCACAGTATCATTTAGATTGCTTGATCAAGTAACTACTCTTTTGTAGTAATTTTGGAACGAATCTGTCAACAAGCACGTATGTCTGGGAAAACTTGTTTGCAATTCTTATTTCTGTCATTGGCTTGCTACTGTTCTTATATCTTATCGGCAATGTGCAGGTTGGTTTATACTGAATCTCACTAtgtattagttttatttttcaatcatTTCCTTCATGGCCGCTGTTGTATACAATTAATGAATTCTACTTGTGGTGAGACAGACTTTAATGCAGCTGGAAGCTACAAAATCTGAAGAAACAAGACGGAAGATTCGGATGAAGAAGCTAGATGTACGCAAGTGGATATCCGAAAATAACTTCCCTGATGATGTCAAGAGCGAAATCATGAATAGCATAGATCAAGCattgaaagaaaacaaagatgCCGATGTTGACAAGCCGTTCCTTATTCTTCCCTGGCAAACCAAAAGATCTGTTAAACGCCATCTTTTCAAGGATACACTAAAAGCAGTATGTTCTTCAaccctccatctctctctctctctccatctatTAATTGCATCCATTTTCACTCCAATATTGTTCTGATAATATATGTCTCTGCTTGCGCGCACATGTGTTTAGGTTAACAAGCTTAAGGACATGAATGAAAAAGTTCTGACGTTGATGTGCGACTACCTGAAGCCAGTGACATACATTGAGAACAACTTCGTTTTCCGAATGGGAGATCCGCTTGACTGCATGCTGTTCATTGTCGAGGGGACAACGTGGGCCTACACGTCTAGTGATAGTCAAGCTGGGAGTAGAACCTCATCAATGGACATCGAGCCCCTCGGGAAAGGGCAATTTTACGGGGAGGAGCTCCTCGATTGGGCATCAGACACATTCACCAAACTTCCAGTCTCCAGCAAACATGTCAAAAGTCAGACAAAAGTAGAAGCATTTGTGCTCATGGCCAAGGACTTGGAAACTGTCGTCTCCAGATACAAAAAATATTGGGACTCGGTCTATTCTAAGAATCGTGAAGAGGTGGCACTTTCTACCTTTCGTTGTTTCCGTACCAAGGCGCAACAACGCCCGTCCTCGTCCCCGACTGGAATAGCGGATACCAATGGTGAGAGCTTGCCATCGACAGCAGGCAAATAGTATCTTCAGAAGCGTCAAAGTAGAGACGCTCAATTTATGGCCAAGAATTCCATACACAACTCTAGCGCTGTACGATTCGTATAATTGTATGTAGCTGTGGCCTCAAAACTATTATTATTGGTTGATAGCTTGATATTTAACCGTACGTTTGAATAGTTACTAAGTAGTGGTAGCCACAATACCATTTCTCTCTGGGATATGTATATGTATTGGTCATGTTGTGAAATGCTTTGCAAAGTGATTGATTTCTGCAAAACATTTTATCTCTTTTTGAATGCCTCTGTTTATTTATGAGATTTAGACTgagtaaacaaaaaataatcatgGAATAAAATTAAATAGGAGAGTATAGAACAAAAAAATGAGTGtatgaaaatcattttcttaaatTCATTTGCAACTATAGGTCAAGTCAAAGAGCTATTGAACCTTATAGTACTTGAATATAAATTATTAGTGGTTTATTAAAGagattgttattgacactctaaatatctcatttttcactttaaattttatatattagaaagaaaatacacttgtaaggagtgtagaataagatttttcgagtgctaataacaattcttgtGTTAAATCAAAAGCCCAAATAATGAGGGAGAAAGACAACATACACATCCACCCAAATGATGATCAACGGATTTAGTACAACGTGTTCcttgttttttaaaattaaacagaaaaaaaaactaaataacatAGTTCGAATCTCTTGTGTTTTTTAGTCGAACAAGTTCAAATCTCTATATAGGCAAACATAAATTTAGGTAAGTTGACGAGGTTTGACTTTTTACTTTTGATCAGCGGATACTTAATTAAGCAAATCCTTCAATGCAACTTGCATTTTCAgaataacaataaattaaattattgttttgGTGTTCTGATTAATTTATCATATGTActgattaatttaaattgaaGTTGTAACATGAATCATGAGATATTTGTTATATATTGTTATTACTTTCAATCCGAGCCAGTCATTTTTAATTGGTGAAGTGCTGGAAATGTCATGCCCATCAAGACAAAAACGATGTGTGTGCTTATCATTTCATTTTGCCTGTAAACTGTAAACAAGTGAAACAAAAATTTGCCTATTCTAATCTAGTCACTTAGCTCAATAAATTTGCAGCTCGGATGAttaataatatttctctttataCTCGAAGTTCTTTACTCAAATTTTTGTCCCCAATTCTTCTAACATGTAGGGGAAATTTGTATGTTGTCCAATATCCTAGTAGATAGGAAGTTGTATTTTCACACGTGTCATGAGTTTGagactttctatttttttaaatattgtaatagtttcgaatcatTTCCTTCcacttaataataataagaattaTTTTTCATGAAGGAGATGGGGGAAATCTAGGCCTTCTTAAAGTCATCATGGTCGCTTTAAACTCGGGCCATTAACACATACAGAACTTATGAAGTTAGAAGATGAAAGCAAACAGTGCTCATCGGCGTCCAGTCCAAGAAGCGCCTCAAAAGTCAACAGATGTGGCGGTCGGTCTTGGCGACATTCAGTGCTTGTCCTCGTTTGAGCATTCAGTGTTTGTCCTCGTTCGACTCAAAAGACGAatgttgtttaatttatataaataaacTGAATGATTTCTCATGAGAGAAATGCGAGATAATTTCTGACATGGGGATTTGTTTTTTAGTGCTTATCCTCGTTCGACTCAAAAGTTTTCTAACTTTAATTGTAAGATGAGCCGGGTTATGTTTGAAACTTGGAAAACAGGACTTCGAGCAAAAGAAAGATgcgtacttttttttttttgaaagtcaGGATGGGGCCATGCAGTCCTTGGTCTCTTACTTCTTCCGCCCGTGAATTGTCTAATCAAATGACAATTTAATAATTTCTGACACGAGGATTTGTTTTTTAGTGTTAAATTCCACACTCGACAACTCGCCCGTTCGTCGCGGTTTGCAAGGTTTGCATAATTGGTATGGTAGAACAAGAAGTTCATTACAGAAAGACTTGGGAGAGAAGAAGATTAACAACTTTCGTCAaatgcttatttttttttatcaagtcAATGTTTTTACCTGCAGCTAAGTCAATAATCAATATAATAAAGGAACTTGAACAACGAGTCTCAAGAGTCAGGGAAGCATTAATTAATCCATGTAACTAaaccaactctctctctctctctctctctctctctataatcACTCACATTCTCTTTGTACTGTCAGGCTAGCAGGGAATACTCATCATCACGGTGTATCAGAAACACGAATTGAGTAGTTATGGCCAACAGAAGAGAAGCTTTGGATGTGGAGAACCCGGCAGAGGGGTTAGTACTTCTTTACATTGCAATTTGTTTCTGTAATTTTCCGAACGTTAACTTTGTATCAAAGACTGGGACTCGTATCTTTACTGTCTTTCGCTGGTCAAAATACTTCATTGATCATATGCCTGTAACTTGTGATTAGGATCCATGCACAACCCTTACTTATACGTTTCATTGGAAGATTAAAGTCATTCGTGTTTCAATCTCACCTTACGCTTTCAAATGCCAAGCAGTTAATTTTCTGCATATTAATTGTCTGTCTAATTCTTCTCATGAACTCTCGTATGCATATccacttgtttatgtatatacCTTATAAACTCTAATTGTCTTTGAAACAGCACCCTACTGGATTTTTCATGATTTTGATGGGTGcaatttgttcttttttatgTCGTTTCAAGATTTGTTACAGGATCTCGGAACCTAGTGACTACAAGGGCATTATATGCCCCAATAAAGGGAATTCGTGATGAACAGGGGAAATTCCTTCCCATATGGAGTAAGAAATTTGCAATGTCCTGTGTGTTTGCCGTCTCAGTAGATCCTCTcttcttttacattttaatcattGATCAAGATAAGATGTGCCTTCAGGTGGACAAAACGCTGATGACTATTGTTCTTGTACTGCGAATACTCACAGATATCATTTTCACTATGCATTTTGTATATAAAATTTACGTCAGTATTACAGTTCAAATGCACAAAAAATTGAGGGATAATGTGCCCGCAAATACCACGAAAACTATGGCCTCAAATACCCTGACACTTGTGGCCCCAAGTACCCTAAGACTTGGGGCCTTAAGTACCCTGAACACTGAGACCTCCATACAAACTGAAGGAAATTTGGATCGGAAATCAAAAGGAAGAGTGTTGATTGAATTTGGCAAGAAAATAGTTCAAAGGATGTCGTGGTTATCTTTCTCTATCATAAATGATTTTCTCGCTCTTCTTCCCGTCCCACGAGTAAGAGAAACTaatatccttttcttttttttttttttttttttttgtagctaTTTTTAACTAACTATCTGTAATTATCGGATTTCTAacccctttttatttcttttctttagcTGCTAATAGTAGTTACTTTTTACAATAATGAGAGGCGCTACATATGTGGAACATAAAAGAGTTCTCAATGTCTTCCTTCTTGGTCAATATCTGCCAAGGATATATTGAATTCACCGGTCGTCCAAGGAACTTCGAAAGAATGCTGGAATATGGGTTAAAGgtctctttaatttttttctctacATTCTTGCAAACCACTTTCACCACGATTGTCATTTCATTATAACATGGTGTATTCACTTATGCCGGATGAAGCTTTCTTTTAGAAATGTTGGACTaacgttggattttgatttcaTGTTTCGGATTATATGTACTCTCAAACTTACTTCCATTTCAATTATTAaaagacaatattttgtttgttcGATTAGTTAATGTGAAAACTCATAGTATTTCCCTACATAATTTTTCCTTAATTGATAAATCATTTGATTATGAATTTGTGACATTAGTAGATACTTGGAGTTTTTTGGTATTTCTCTTCTATTCAGCGAGAGACATCATGTTGGCACAATGCCTGTGCAAAACATAGTCCAGATCATATTGAATGTATGAATACTTTCTACTGTCAGCGTCGAACTACTACTTCGAGAAATAAAACATATCTAAAAGAGCATTGCTCGATAAATGCTACAGATGGAGCTCCCTATGATTTTGGAATATTTCTCGATTCTCTTAAGAATCATAACTCAGAGCATATCAAGTTTGGAAAGAAGTTCCTTTACTCTTTCTGGTGGGGGCTTGCGAAATATAAGGTTTGCACATATGCACTGACGACCAATGATTTTCAAATTATTGAATAAAAACTTATCTAGATCAGGCGCAGTATCATTTAGATTGCTAGATTAAGTAACTACTCTTTTGTAGTAAATTTGGAACGAATCTGTAAACAAACACGTATGTCTGGGAAAACTTGTTTGCAATTCTTATTTCTGTCATTGGCTTGCTACTGTTCTTATATCTTATCGGCAATGTGCAGGTTGGTTTATACTGAATCTCActatatattagttttatttttcaatcatTTCCTTCATGGGCGCTGTTGTATATatgttgaacaaaaaaaataaataataataataacatattaaaaaataaaatccatacAAATTGGATCAAGCTATAcgacaaaataaaaatgtaatccAGCCCAAAAAATAAATGAGTATGGGCTTTACATATAGATCAACatccataaataaaataaaataaaaaaaatatgtatttctTCCTCCAAAAGGGGGAAGTAACGTGCAAAGCAAGGCCTCCCTATTGTTCTGCAAAAGCAAGACGTGGGAGACTGGTCAGTTACTGGGAGAAGTTAAGAGAAAGTGGCGGAAGACATGGCCTCCATCTCccccatgtaaaaaaaaaactgtagaGCCCTCCTAGGATGTCTATAAATAGGCATCAGCTGCTATCGGAAAGGACACAACAGAAAAAGGAGGAGAGACTCTGCAGAAATTAAGAGAGAAATTGCGAGAGAAAAGAAGCAACGAAGTACTAATCCCATTGCCGGCGATTCCGAGCTGAGTCTTGCAGGGAAGGGGAACAAACCACAAACAACAATCAGAAGGTATAAAACCTATGTTTCTcttctcttcattttttttcttccagtaATTTCGTTTTGCAGGAAGGTGTCTTCCTGAATAAATTTTGGTCAGCAAAGAACCCTACACGCTCCCCTCATTCCTTCCAAAACACTTCAATGCCGCCATTACCCAACCACCACAATCAGAACTTCACATAAATCTGAGCATAATAGTCCAGGTGGCTTGCTCATGAATTCGTACGAACAATTGTTGCCGTTGTTACTCATGCATAGCGAGGAGGAAGAGGCCACAGAAAAGTTCCTTTTGGGACCAAACAGTCATCTCATGGCAGCCAGGAATTGTAGGAAAAATGGACAAGGCACATGGGTGCATAGAAGGCACTAGCTCTATGCGTAAAGAACTGGATAAATCTGGCCGCCATTTTGAAACTAAAATTGGAAAAGAAGACTGCGGAAAATGCACCATAAATAGTGCAAGCTGCTGCAGACAGTAAATATCCCTCGCCAATCCGTTAAGTGCAACTTCAAAATCCCAAGCTTGGTCCCTATGGAAATGGCAGGAAGAAAGCAATATATACCAAGATGCAACCCGAGAGGAAAGAAACTGTTCTTTTTGTAAATTCTTGTCTTCGGTGTTTTCTTTGCTGCCCACGGGTACAAGACATGGAGGCTACCTTTTTATATAAGAGTTCTCCCAAAAGCTTTTTGTGCTAGGGATTCGAATGAGAAGGAACAATGAAGATTGTAAAGTTTGCAAAAGAAAGCTACAGcagggaacaaaaaaaaaaagtaaaggaaGTTGTCTTCTAAGTTGCTAGAAGATTTGACGGAAAGAAAAGATGAGATGGAGACAAAATGAATAGAAGCTACAAGTCAAAAGTAAGGGACATAAAATAAGTTTTCGTCAAGGAAAGCTTTATGCAGTACTCGAGACGACGATACGGCAGCAGCTTTGATATTCTGGCTTCACAGCTTTTAATAGATGTTCTTCCTTCTTATTCCGCCAACTCCTATCTCTCAGAGAGACGTATCGCAGCAAAACCCAAGCAACCCAAGTCATTTAAGAGCTCTGCTTCTGGAAAATTGAAGGACTCTTCTGCTTGAGATAcgtgaagaaagaaagaaagatgggcCATTGCCTTTATTCCAACTTCGAGTGTGTTTCTCTGCACAAAGAAGGAAAAGTATATACGATGAGTTTAAAAACTACAAGACCAACTCTAATGGTTGggttaaaagtcaaatttttttagtccgaaaaatttagcttttagtctAGAAACGGCTTTTTAGCTCCCAtcattttgaattaaaaattttagcccggaatcattaaagaatgaacttcgactatttttttcttaaattaaattaaaatatatatatatgtagattatcgtaaattaattttataaatattttactataaaaatatttaaattccgataaatattgaaaaatcattaaattttCCACAAAGTAAGCCTTTAACTTTCCACTAATCTTTCAACCTTGGGCtaactttcaattcaccaaccgttcaacaccaagttttcaattcaccaaccgtTCAATTTTCATCAACCGTTTAACAACAAattttcaactttcaccaaccgTTTAACTTTCATCAATCATCTTCTATATAGATATATGTCCAATATTAGTTGATCACACAACCTTTCAACCTTCAGTCATCCTCTATATTCACCAATCTTGCAACtttcaaagagtttttgttttctaaaaatcctcaatatctcatcaatgagttttgtgtgaatatttgaacaaatacataggtatttatagagattttaggtgaattttgagttaaataattttttttttaattatttttgctattggatttaaatttgaaccgttagatttttatttttttttaccgttagatttgattatatttgatcttagccgttggattcagtaatatataaataaaaaataaatttttttttgaatctagGTCGTTAGATTAACCAACGGCCTGATGATCACAGCCGTTTGATCGAAAGAGCCGTTGGAGCTCTGGGGAACGTGGCCGACAGGCCTACGTGGGTGGGTCCCGGCCAGTCAGAAGGAGTGCGCATTAGGCGCATTTGGCGAGTCCACGGGCTGGGTTTGGAGCCCAAACGTTGAAAACCACTCTCTTTGGTGGGGCCCACTTCgattttgggctaaattttggacGGTTTCTGACCTTACTTCCCCTTTTAGCATCTAGCCCACATTTTTTCCTTGGGTTGGACTTTGGAGTGAGTgtggggggaaattttggaaAGAGGGGGGAATTTAGCGTTTAGCCCACTATTGAAGGTGGTCTAAAGGAAGAAAAGTGCTCCATATGCTTTTGTAAAGCTGAATGTGGCTTGCTTTTCCTGACGCCACGTGAAGTCCTGCTTGGACTTGGAAATTCAAGTCTACAAGGAGAAGAAACATGAAACCTGCAATATTCCTAAATTAATTGGGAATTGATTCTTCCGTGGAAactaaaaggaagaaaagaagtcATTTCGAAGACTTTGCTTcaaaaaagaaacaagtcaCTGTATTTACTTCTTAGTTAAACTTCTCAAAAGTCTGTTGGATCCCAAACAAAGAAATGGAGAAAGGAAAAAGGTACAGCAAAAGAAGAAAGCAAACTTGATGTCCCGACGGCCGTGCAGTACCATTCAAGACTTGGAAAATTCAAGCCTTCAGAAAggagaagaagggaaaaaaagctTGCCGACAAATTGGAGATAAGCTCGGGACAAATGGGTTTTAAAGTCCCATGTTAAATGGGATTGAAAGTTCAAagaagaatataaaaaaaagaggCTGCTTTGAACAGAGCCCGTGTTGCATGAAtcccatgaaaaaaaaattattacaggAGGAAAATGGATATGCGTTTATTTTTCTCACACGTAAAGTCCTACTGGACTTAAAAGAATTCAAGTTCACAGAGAAGCAATAAGGGCTTGCTAACGACTCCCCAAATCAAATGGAAAAGACACTCACGTGGCAACTTTAAAATGCCACAGCTCTCCAACATAAAATCATGTGGGTTCCTTTGAAAGAAAGTCCGACTATAAAAGCCTGAAAAggcatttataaaaaaaatggtgcTCTGCCACTTACCGTTATTAAACGATGTGAAAGCAAAGACTTGCTGTGCTGCTGAGTTAGTGTCGGGCATGAAGACAAAATGAAATGGATTTTAAGACAAAGTAAAGGAAGGCACTACAAAGGAAGGAAATGTTGCTGCTGTTACGTTCTCAAAGAAtcgaccaaaaagaaaagaacaaaacttGAAACCGTGTGGAAGAGTCCTGCAAAGATAAGACTCCTAATTTACTAGGGATTAAAATATGGGAAGCTTTTCGGTAAGCTAAATCCAAACTGAGCCCGTGGACCCACCATTTTCACCAAGGTGGACTATGTAGACTTGAGCACCCATTAAGTTAGATCAAGTCAACAAAACTTGCAGCATAAGCATGGAGACAATGACAACACAAATATTTCAAACACGCGGCCTTCAAACTTTAGTCATGACTATGACTAGTCATTCTTTTTACTTGCTGCAATACAATTCCCTCAAATTAAATCGGCCCCATCTTTGTTGATTTTTGTGTTAAAGAATGATGATCTTTCATGTCCTTATTAATTTCGTTGTGATGGTGTTTGAGATGACACTTTCACTCGGTGGAGGTGTCTTCTTGTTCTATCCCCGTTCACTACTTGTTTGCCTTTCTGTAGGCTTTCCTGTTCTTTTTTGGCTTTGTGCCTTGGTTTGTCTTCCCttgtttcccaaaaaaaaaaaaaaaaaaaaaaattaaatgggaaTACTATCCATGTGGAACTAAGAGAGGAAAAAAGAGTAGCTCTTCCATATTATTCTTGTGGGCATTATCACTTTGGCAAACATGTGTGCCAAACAAGATGTCACTACTTCATCGCGGAGGCACCGAGTTCAAGCAGTTTAAGACACAATAAAACATTGGAGACAACTTTGAACAACGGATGCAAACCATTTCAATTACTATGgactcaaattttcaaactaagttaTGTGTTCGATTTCAATGAGAGCAATCAATgtctttttagaaaaaaaaacgtgagattatttttggctccacaagaAGCCATAAGGTAAAAGGTTAAGACAAAGAAGCAAGATGTACGGAACTAGATATCACCAATATAACTCCCTGAGCATACGAAGGAAGAAATCATGAagtgaataaaaagaaaattgatgggAGAACACAAAGATGCTAAGTTCATATTTTTCCATTCTTTCCGACGAAAACCAGAAGAGCTCTAAGGCTTGGtctttgtatgaaaaaaaaaactttagacTGTATGTTCCTTAATTGATCTCTCTTCAATCCATAAATGGGTCAATTTTCTACTATGTTTAATAGTAGAATAATGTTAGGGAAACTaaattcttaaattaaatttataaattaaataatgtgttaccaatgaaaaataagaacattaatcaacaattaaataataattcaatcatcaacaaccataccatttggtttaaaaattttgtctccttaacattacctATTTGAAAAACCACGCTATTTCTCCTTGCACATCATTGGCTTCATATGGTCGCACAACTTTTCCAACACACTTATATTCAGCTTTACCAACATTGATAAATTAGTCAAAAGTTTCAGAGTCAGTTGGTTACACATTACTAATCAACATCGAGATAAATATACATATAGGTACAGGGTTTGTATTGAAAAGACCTTTATGCAATTAGTAATGGAACTATTAATATGAAAAACTTAACCTCGCTTGGTTTTCGAGACATACTTCAACGTGTATTAGTTCAGtaatatgtgtgtatatatagggACACTTTAAATGCGGTTCCTaactattaatatttttttacttaaactttgttggttttcaatttttatcaaagtctctgaaattaatgtgataatgtaTTTCTctgtacgttactatattttttaaattaaaatttgaaatttatagttgtttgtattaatgagattttaaataaaaaaacctataATTTgtggattaaaattattaaaatataaattatactctccaatatattttttgtgtgtgtacacacacacacacacacgggtacattcatcaaaattaacaaaaaaattattgtaccaaaatatgggtacattcttcaaaaccacacaaaaaataatagatattaggcttaataacattagtaaatttctttgattaaacttgatatggatacattctcaaatcaagaaaaagaatgtacccatataagtttaaaaatgaattagaaaaaaattgattagattttatatatataaaaaaaaggggaCATTTTACTACAACAAAtcggtatatttaagaatgtgTACATTTTAAgactaaaaaattgaaaaattacatgaatgggtacatataagattaaaaaattggaaacctttttataaaaaaaattaaggggtACAGACTTAttctaatatatattttttttccgaaaatgttttgaattgaaaattatttgaaaattatttagtAGTTTAATAAAGatgtgagtattaaaatcctaaatcaatcattaatttttattttaaaaattatataactgacatgtaaatttattattgtattaATGTTAGAGACCTtgatcaaaatctgaaaactaataAAGTTTCAATAAAAGAACATTAGTAACTAA is a window from the Pyrus communis chromosome 16, drPyrComm1.1, whole genome shotgun sequence genome containing:
- the LOC137721041 gene encoding cyclic nucleotide-gated ion channel 1-like, translating into MANRREALDVENPAEGFVTGSWNLVTTRALYAPIKGIRDEQGKFLPIWSKIFVMSCVFAVSVDPLFFYILIIDQDKMCLQMDKTLMTIVLVLRILTDIIFAMHFVYKIYVSITVQMHKKLRDNVPANTTKTMASNTLTLVAPSTLRPGALSTLNTETSIQTEGNLDRKSKGSVLIEFGKKIVQKMSRLSFSIINDFLALLPVPQLLIVYTFYNMRGDAYVEHKKVLNVFLLGQYPPRIYRIHQSSKELRNNAGMWVKGLFNFFLYILASHILGAFWYFFSIQRETSCWHSACARHSPDRIGCMNTFSCQRRTTTSRNKTFLEEHCSINATDEGPYDFGIFRDALKNHNLEHIKFGKKFLYSFWWGLRNISNFGTNLSTSTYVWENLFAILISVIGLLLFLYLIGNVQTLMQLEATKSEETRRKIRMKKLDVRKWISENNFPDDVKSEIMNSIDQALKENKDADVDKPFLILPWQTKRSVKRHLFKDTLKAVNKLKDMNEKVLTLMCDYLKPVTYIENNFVFRMGDPLDCMLFIVEGTTWAYTSSDSQAGSRTSSMDIEPLGKGQFYGEELLDWASDTFTKLPVSSKHVKSQTKVEAFVLMAKDLETVVSRYKKYWDSVYSKNREEVALSTFRCFRTKAQQRPSSSPTGIADTNGESLPSTAGK